A single window of Planctomycetia bacterium DNA harbors:
- a CDS encoding MFS transporter, translating to MEASPAPRAPLAMTRLGVMMFLEFFLWGSWMVPMGKYLTALFAGREDIGSIIGNAYGTGSLAAIIAPLLVGLVADRFLPGQVVLGVLHIVGAGLLYGVARATDPTTFYWTLLAAGLCFMPTLALVNSVSFDHLAEPQRQFPLVRVWGTIGWIVAGVTVGSLLPRMLAADALPAALTIMLRGDPSGNDVGRTNLPFLLAAATSLVLGLYSFTLPHSPPKGRGQQVSVARMLGLDAIGLLKSPAFAVFAIASFLVCIPLAVYYAKANEYISDMGIAGMVGLGSETVMTFGQMSEIGFMLLMPFFLARFGVKTMLIGGMAAWAARYALFAFGAGSAWMLILAVVLHGICYDFFFVTGQLYTDHVAPRELRASAQGLIALLTYGAGMYVGNLAFPKIAAGLTDATGAFPWRPFWLTFALMAVAVMVAFAVAFRDRVRLGAPARG from the coding sequence ATGGAAGCCTCCCCCGCACCGCGCGCCCCGCTCGCCATGACCCGGCTGGGGGTCATGATGTTCCTGGAGTTCTTCCTCTGGGGCAGCTGGATGGTGCCGATGGGGAAGTACCTCACGGCGCTGTTTGCCGGCCGCGAGGACATCGGCTCGATCATCGGCAACGCCTACGGCACCGGATCGCTGGCCGCCATCATCGCCCCGCTGCTCGTGGGGCTGGTGGCCGACCGTTTTCTGCCTGGGCAGGTCGTCCTCGGCGTGCTGCACATCGTCGGCGCCGGCCTGCTCTACGGCGTGGCCCGGGCGACCGATCCGACGACCTTCTACTGGACGCTGCTCGCCGCCGGGCTGTGCTTCATGCCCACCCTGGCACTGGTGAATTCGGTCAGCTTCGACCACCTGGCGGAGCCGCAGCGGCAGTTTCCCCTGGTCCGCGTCTGGGGCACGATCGGCTGGATCGTCGCCGGCGTCACCGTGGGCTCGCTCCTGCCGCGGATGCTGGCCGCCGATGCCCTGCCTGCGGCGCTGACGATCATGCTCCGCGGCGATCCATCGGGCAACGACGTCGGCAGAACGAACCTGCCGTTCCTGCTCGCCGCAGCCACGTCGCTCGTGCTCGGGCTCTACTCGTTCACGCTGCCGCACAGCCCCCCGAAGGGCCGCGGGCAGCAGGTGAGCGTCGCCCGGATGCTGGGGCTCGACGCCATCGGGCTCCTCAAGTCCCCCGCCTTCGCCGTGTTCGCCATCGCCAGCTTCCTGGTCTGCATTCCGCTTGCCGTCTACTACGCCAAGGCCAACGAGTACATCAGCGACATGGGGATCGCCGGCATGGTGGGGCTGGGCAGCGAGACGGTCATGACCTTCGGCCAGATGAGCGAGATCGGCTTCATGCTCCTCATGCCCTTCTTCCTCGCCCGCTTCGGCGTCAAGACGATGCTCATCGGGGGCATGGCGGCGTGGGCGGCGCGGTACGCGCTGTTCGCCTTCGGGGCCGGCTCCGCCTGGATGCTGATCCTTGCCGTGGTGCTCCACGGGATCTGCTACGACTTCTTCTTCGTCACGGGCCAGCTGTACACGGACCACGTCGCGCCGCGGGAACTGCGGGCCAGTGCCCAGGGGCTGATCGCCCTGCTCACCTACGGCGCCGGCATGTACGTCGGCAACCTGGCGTTTCCAAAAATCGCCGCCGGGCTGACCGACGCGACCGGCGCATTCCCCTGGCGGCCGTTCTGGCTGACCTTCGCCCTTATGGCCGTGGCGGTCATGGTGGCATTCGCCGTCGCCTTCCGCGACCGGGTGCGGCTCGGAGCCCCGGCCCGTGGCTGA
- the lpxD gene encoding UDP-3-O-acylglucosamine N-acyltransferase: MSIALRDLAAAVAGTVVGDPALPLAGAATLETAGSAEIALVDGADKLHLLARSRAGAAIVPRGTGPLDRPTIEVDDVHAAFAATIVRFRPPRSRARCGVSPQAVVDPSARLAADVEVEPLAVIGPDCTIGPGSTIHSGARLAAGCTIGAGSEIFPNAVLYENTRVGARCIVHANAVLGAYGFGYRVADGRYALSAQLGWVELDDDVEVGAGTTIDRGTYGPTRIGAGTKLDNLVMIAHNCRLGRHNMICSQVGVAGSTSTGDWVVMAGQVGVRDHVHIGDRAVLGARSGVSGDIEAGKTVLGEPAIDLRDRKLQLATISKLPEMRKELKQLAARIEGLERAGRADEPPASAEAA, from the coding sequence ATGTCGATCGCGCTTCGTGACCTGGCCGCCGCCGTTGCCGGCACGGTCGTCGGCGACCCCGCGCTGCCACTCGCGGGCGCGGCCACCCTCGAGACCGCCGGCAGCGCCGAGATCGCGCTCGTCGACGGCGCCGACAAACTCCATCTTCTCGCCCGGAGCCGGGCCGGGGCCGCCATCGTGCCGCGCGGCACGGGGCCGCTCGACCGGCCCACCATCGAAGTCGACGACGTCCACGCCGCCTTCGCCGCCACGATCGTCCGCTTCCGTCCGCCGCGGTCGCGCGCCCGGTGCGGCGTCAGCCCGCAGGCCGTCGTCGATCCCTCCGCCCGGCTGGCGGCCGACGTCGAGGTCGAGCCGCTGGCCGTGATCGGGCCGGACTGCACGATCGGCCCGGGGAGCACGATCCACTCGGGCGCCCGCCTCGCGGCCGGCTGCACGATCGGCGCCGGCAGCGAGATCTTTCCCAACGCCGTGCTCTATGAAAACACGCGAGTCGGGGCGCGGTGCATCGTCCATGCCAACGCCGTCCTCGGCGCCTACGGCTTCGGCTACCGCGTCGCCGACGGCCGCTACGCCCTGTCGGCCCAGCTCGGCTGGGTGGAGCTCGACGACGACGTGGAGGTGGGCGCCGGCACGACGATCGACCGCGGCACCTACGGGCCGACGCGGATCGGCGCCGGCACGAAGCTCGACAACCTCGTGATGATCGCCCACAACTGCCGGCTGGGCCGCCACAACATGATCTGCTCGCAGGTGGGCGTGGCCGGCAGCACCAGCACCGGCGACTGGGTGGTGATGGCCGGGCAGGTCGGCGTGCGCGACCATGTCCACATCGGCGACCGGGCGGTGCTCGGGGCCCGCTCCGGCGTCTCGGGCGACATCGAGGCGGGGAAGACGGTCCTCGGCGAGCCGGCGATCGACCTGCGCGACCGTAAGCTCCAACTGGCCACGATCAGCAAGCTGCCCGAGATGCGCAAGGAACTGAAGCAGCTCGCGGCCCGGATCGAGGGGCTGGAACGGGCCGGCAGGGCGGACGAGCCGCCGGCTTCCGCGGAGGCGGCCTAG
- a CDS encoding SAM-dependent methyltransferase, protein MSARLVRLLIAPALVCQFGAPRGSAEPPPVAAPVVEPAVRSATRPLPIDTAIDRDTPIPPAATHHMGREIAQAMHFAGADWLVRESRQREEDCRLLLGALNVRRGQTICDMGCGNGFYTLELARRVGPTGTVYAIDIQPEMLRLLAERAGAEGLTNIRPVLGTVIDPRLPKRGVDIILCVDVYHEFSHPAQMLAAMRASLADGGRLVLAEFRGEDPAVPIKPLHKMTKDQIRVELGPAGFAVAREFDRLPWQHLMFFRAAAPDPAGKTGGFPR, encoded by the coding sequence ATGTCAGCCCGCCTCGTCCGCCTGTTGATCGCCCCCGCGCTCGTCTGCCAGTTCGGTGCGCCGCGCGGCAGCGCGGAACCGCCACCGGTCGCCGCGCCGGTCGTGGAGCCCGCCGTCCGTTCCGCGACGCGACCGCTGCCGATCGACACGGCGATCGACCGCGACACGCCGATCCCGCCGGCGGCGACCCATCACATGGGCCGCGAGATCGCCCAGGCGATGCACTTCGCCGGCGCCGACTGGCTGGTCCGCGAGAGCCGGCAGCGCGAGGAGGACTGCCGCCTGCTGCTCGGGGCGCTCAACGTGCGGCGCGGTCAGACGATCTGCGACATGGGCTGCGGCAACGGTTTCTACACGCTGGAACTCGCCCGCCGGGTCGGCCCCACGGGGACCGTGTACGCCATCGACATCCAGCCCGAGATGCTGCGCTTGCTCGCCGAGCGGGCCGGCGCCGAGGGACTGACGAACATCCGGCCGGTGCTCGGCACGGTGATCGATCCGCGCCTGCCGAAGCGTGGCGTGGACATCATCCTGTGCGTCGACGTGTATCACGAGTTCTCCCATCCGGCCCAGATGCTGGCGGCGATGCGGGCAAGCCTCGCCGACGGCGGAAGGTTGGTGCTGGCCGAGTTCCGCGGCGAGGACCCCGCGGTGCCGATCAAGCCGCTCCACAAGATGACGAAGGACCAGATCCGTGTGGAACTCGGCCCGGCCGGGTTCGCCGTGGCCCGGGAATTCGATCGGCTTCCCTGGCAGCACCTGATGTTTTTCCGGGCCGCCGCCCCGGATCCGGCCGGCAAAACCGGCGGTTTTCCGCGGTAA
- a CDS encoding thiol-disulfide oxidoreductase translates to MIHTARHPEHDTVLYDGQCRFCRRQIALLRRLDFGGRLRFTSLHEPSVAHDFPEIPVADLMDRMFVVDDTGAARGGAEAVRYLSRRIVPLWPLAMLLHIPGTLPLWSRLYAWIAARRYEFAGRCSDDTCRIR, encoded by the coding sequence ATGATTCACACAGCCCGACATCCCGAGCACGACACGGTTCTCTACGACGGGCAGTGCCGGTTCTGCCGACGGCAGATCGCCCTGCTCCGCCGGCTCGACTTCGGCGGCCGGCTGCGGTTCACGTCGCTGCACGAGCCCTCCGTGGCCCATGACTTTCCCGAGATTCCCGTCGCCGACCTGATGGACCGGATGTTCGTCGTCGACGACACGGGCGCTGCCCGGGGGGGTGCCGAGGCGGTCCGCTACTTGTCCCGCCGGATCGTGCCACTCTGGCCGTTGGCGATGCTGCTTCACATTCCCGGCACGCTGCCCCTGTGGAGCCGGCTCTACGCCTGGATCGCTGCCCGCCGCTACGAGTTCGCCGGCCGCTGCAGCGATGACACCTGCCGGATCCGTTGA
- the ftsH2 gene encoding ATP-dependent zinc metalloprotease FtsH 2 — translation MAKKRDVPKRSPERRPTGGSLVWSLVAAGVAGLFAMNLIVATPDLELSLTDFERLVAAADQADEEARWIEVRPAGGQPVRYGGLADVRIGTHQLSGSVRELPPNSQPGQEPGPDAGGMTAKTGADGRGVVRRFRTAKSPSGQADVALENRLREHGVPFSHEGPPSPWRNWLPMLLLTGLFGLAFYLMMRRLGGAGSPMAFGRSRGKMYAQEDLGITFDDVAGIDEAVEELREVVEFLRSPEKYQVLGGHIPKGVLLVGPPGTGKTLLAKAIAGEAGVPFFGLSGSDFVEMFVGVGAARVRDMFQQAAAKSPCIIFIDELDALGKTRGTSVVGGHDEREQTLNALLVEMDGFGSNSGVIVLAATNRPETLDPALLRPGRFDRHVLVDRPDVRGREAILRVHVANVKLDPAVNIEQIARITSGFVGADLANLVNEAALLAARKDKTSVGMDEFNEGVERVTAGLEKKKRVIHEDEKRRVAYHEAAHALVAYSLPNTDPVHKVSIIPRGLAALGYTMQRPEDDRYLLTQSELESRIQVLLAGTIAEEMVYADVSTGAQNDLERASAIARAMVMDYGMSRLGRVTYRESQRSPFLAAAGADLPAPRSHSEQTAREIDEEVRRIVDAAMTCVRRILDTRRPALEAVTRRLIECEVIDGDELRTIVEKATDAPQLVPGTAAERRLGPRPAAEGGDVGQSAAGT, via the coding sequence ATGGCGAAAAAACGAGACGTTCCCAAGCGATCCCCGGAACGCCGCCCCACCGGCGGCAGCCTCGTCTGGTCACTCGTCGCCGCCGGCGTGGCCGGCCTGTTCGCGATGAACCTGATCGTCGCGACGCCGGACCTGGAGCTGTCGCTCACCGACTTCGAGCGTCTCGTCGCGGCGGCCGATCAGGCCGACGAGGAGGCGCGGTGGATCGAGGTCCGGCCTGCCGGCGGCCAGCCCGTCCGCTACGGCGGGCTCGCCGACGTGAGGATCGGCACGCACCAGCTCAGCGGATCCGTGCGCGAACTGCCGCCGAACAGCCAGCCCGGGCAGGAGCCCGGCCCTGACGCCGGCGGCATGACGGCGAAGACCGGCGCGGACGGCCGTGGAGTCGTCCGCCGGTTCCGCACGGCGAAGAGTCCCAGCGGCCAGGCGGACGTGGCCCTGGAGAACCGGCTCCGCGAGCATGGCGTCCCCTTCTCCCACGAGGGGCCGCCGAGCCCGTGGCGTAACTGGCTGCCGATGCTCCTGCTGACGGGGCTGTTCGGCCTCGCCTTCTACCTGATGATGCGCCGGCTCGGCGGCGCCGGCAGCCCGATGGCCTTCGGCCGGAGCCGCGGCAAGATGTACGCCCAGGAGGATCTGGGGATCACGTTCGACGACGTCGCCGGCATCGACGAGGCGGTGGAGGAACTCCGCGAGGTGGTCGAGTTCCTGCGCAGTCCCGAGAAGTACCAGGTGCTCGGCGGCCACATCCCCAAGGGCGTGCTCCTCGTCGGACCACCCGGCACCGGCAAGACGCTCCTCGCCAAGGCGATCGCCGGGGAGGCCGGGGTGCCGTTCTTCGGCCTTTCCGGCAGCGACTTCGTCGAGATGTTCGTCGGCGTCGGCGCCGCGCGGGTGCGGGACATGTTCCAGCAGGCGGCGGCCAAGTCACCGTGCATCATCTTCATCGACGAACTCGACGCCCTGGGCAAGACGCGGGGTACGAGCGTGGTCGGCGGCCACGACGAGCGCGAGCAGACGCTCAACGCCCTGCTCGTGGAAATGGACGGGTTCGGGAGCAACAGCGGCGTGATCGTGCTGGCGGCGACCAACCGTCCGGAGACGCTCGATCCGGCCCTGCTCCGCCCCGGCCGCTTCGACCGCCACGTGCTCGTCGATCGACCCGACGTCCGCGGCCGCGAGGCGATCCTCCGGGTGCACGTCGCCAACGTGAAGCTCGACCCGGCGGTCAACATCGAGCAGATCGCCCGGATCACGTCGGGCTTCGTCGGCGCCGATCTCGCCAACCTCGTCAACGAGGCCGCCCTGCTCGCGGCCCGCAAGGACAAGACGTCGGTCGGGATGGACGAGTTCAACGAGGGTGTCGAGCGGGTCACCGCCGGCCTGGAGAAGAAGAAGCGGGTGATTCATGAGGACGAGAAGCGCCGGGTCGCCTACCACGAGGCCGCCCACGCCCTCGTCGCCTATTCGCTCCCCAACACCGATCCCGTGCACAAGGTGTCGATCATTCCCCGCGGCCTCGCCGCCCTCGGCTACACCATGCAGCGGCCCGAGGACGACCGCTACCTGCTCACGCAGAGCGAGCTGGAGAGCCGGATCCAGGTGCTGCTCGCCGGTACGATCGCCGAGGAGATGGTCTACGCCGACGTCTCGACCGGCGCCCAGAACGACCTGGAGCGGGCCAGTGCCATCGCCCGGGCGATGGTCATGGACTACGGCATGAGCCGGCTGGGGCGGGTGACCTACCGCGAGAGCCAGCGGTCGCCGTTCCTGGCGGCTGCCGGCGCCGACCTGCCCGCCCCGCGCAGCCACAGCGAGCAAACGGCCCGGGAGATCGACGAGGAGGTGCGGCGGATCGTCGATGCGGCCATGACCTGCGTGCGCCGGATCCTGGACACCCGCCGTCCAGCCCTCGAGGCGGTCACGCGACGGCTGATCGAGTGCGAGGTGATCGACGGCGACGAACTGCGCACGATCGTCGAGAAGGCGACCGACGCCCCGCAACTGGTGCCCGGAACCGCCGCCGAACGCCGGCTCGGCCCGCGGCCGGCCGCGGAGGGGGGCGACGTCGGCCAATCCGCGGCCGGGACCTGA
- the dxr gene encoding 1-deoxy-D-xylulose 5-phosphate reductoisomerase: MAVLGSTGSIGMSTLDVIEAAPDRFTPHLLAAQRSVGKLLEQACRLRPRWVVVTDPAAAATIGAASLPAGTRLAVGADALDDLVRDPAVDRVVSAIVGAAGLRSTWAAVEEGKTVALANKETLVMAGPLVMRLAARTGAAILPVDSEHSAIQQALCSGTGAEVRRIVLTASGGPFRTRPAETFAAITPEEALRHPTWSMGPKITIDSATMMNKALELIEARWLFGVPATKLEVLVHPQSIVHSMVEFVDGSVIAQLSPPDMRLPIQYALSYPRRLPGPARRFDFTRGFALEFAPPDPARFPALALGHEAASRGGTAGAVLNAANEEAVRGFLAGRLRFTDIAAVCGRVLEAHPFQDDPTIEDIRRLDAWAREEVVTWSAA; the protein is encoded by the coding sequence GTGGCCGTGCTGGGCTCGACCGGCAGCATCGGCATGAGCACGCTGGACGTGATCGAAGCGGCCCCCGATCGGTTCACCCCCCACCTGCTGGCAGCCCAGCGCAGCGTCGGGAAACTGCTGGAGCAGGCCTGCAGGCTGCGGCCCCGGTGGGTCGTCGTCACCGATCCGGCCGCGGCCGCCACGATCGGGGCCGCCAGCCTGCCCGCGGGCACGCGGCTCGCCGTCGGCGCCGACGCGCTCGACGACCTCGTCCGCGACCCCGCGGTTGACCGGGTCGTGTCGGCGATCGTCGGTGCCGCCGGGCTGCGCAGCACGTGGGCCGCGGTCGAGGAGGGCAAGACGGTGGCCCTGGCCAACAAGGAGACGCTCGTCATGGCCGGGCCGCTGGTGATGCGGCTCGCCGCCCGCACCGGGGCCGCCATCCTTCCCGTCGACAGCGAGCACTCCGCCATCCAGCAGGCGCTCTGCTCCGGCACGGGCGCGGAGGTGCGCCGGATCGTGCTCACCGCCAGCGGGGGGCCGTTCCGCACCCGGCCGGCGGAGACGTTCGCTGCGATCACGCCGGAAGAGGCGCTGCGGCACCCCACCTGGTCGATGGGGCCGAAGATCACGATCGACTCGGCGACGATGATGAACAAGGCTTTGGAGCTGATCGAGGCGCGCTGGCTGTTCGGCGTGCCTGCCACGAAGCTGGAGGTGCTCGTCCACCCGCAGTCGATCGTGCACTCGATGGTCGAGTTCGTCGACGGCTCGGTGATCGCGCAGCTCAGCCCGCCCGACATGCGGCTGCCGATCCAGTACGCGCTCTCCTACCCGCGACGGCTCCCCGGCCCCGCGCGGCGGTTCGATTTCACGCGCGGCTTCGCCCTCGAGTTCGCGCCCCCCGATCCCGCCCGCTTCCCGGCGCTCGCGCTCGGGCACGAGGCCGCGTCCCGGGGGGGCACGGCGGGCGCCGTGCTCAACGCCGCCAACGAGGAGGCCGTCCGCGGCTTCCTCGCCGGCCGCCTCCGATTCACCGACATCGCCGCCGTCTGCGGCCGGGTGCTCGAAGCGCATCCCTTCCAGGACGATCCCACGATCGAGGACATCCGGCGGCTCGACGCCTGGGCCAGAGAGGAGGTCGTCACGTGGTCTGCTGCCTGA
- a CDS encoding metalloprotease, whose translation MVCCLIAAETWIQWLLQPSSWWVILLVAGGLGFVIFVHELGHFLVAKACGVKCEKFYLGFDVGGLKLCSFKWGETEYGIGALPLGGYVKMLGQDDNPAAAAAEAERARASGDLPPEPVAGAHPAWDPRSYPAQSVPERMAIISAGVIMNVIFAVLMASLAYGLGVREQAATLSGSRPGGAAWRAGLRTGDEITAIAGRQDPMFEDLIHAVTVGSVERGVELTVRRPADGSTRTLTLKPDIDLGKPTLGITGPSSLTVPADLKVGLPGSAGQARPALRGGDRVTAVGGTAVGSYAELIAALAPLADKPVTLTVRRTGDEPAAPEQDLDVVLEPQPRRITGLVMTAGPIKAVQEGSPAAGAGLQPGDRIVSVAAEPVGDPLTLDDRLRRLAGTPVKIDVDRAGTPVAVEIEPRRVEWVESNLLSKLASVPSIGVALAVEAVVAGVDADGPGAKAGVQVGDRVMAVQLIDPAAAGKTKGTAVTLTANNQCWPMVAAEMQYLEPGKRLRLTLEPAAGGKPRDVDLEPAPSRDLFVVERGLFFEPVERTFKARSIGEALSKGTRKAFQGLAMVYGFLQKLTQNQISPRLLGGPITIAQQAAKSAEDGFSSLLLFLTMLSANLAVVNFLPIPVLDGGHMVFLLYEWVRGKPPSEGVVGVLSYLGLALILTLMLFVFGLDLGLIPRR comes from the coding sequence GTGGTCTGCTGCCTGATCGCCGCGGAAACCTGGATCCAGTGGCTGCTCCAGCCGTCGAGCTGGTGGGTGATCCTGCTGGTCGCCGGCGGCCTGGGGTTCGTGATCTTCGTCCACGAACTGGGCCACTTCCTCGTCGCCAAGGCCTGCGGGGTGAAGTGCGAGAAGTTCTACCTCGGGTTCGACGTCGGCGGCCTCAAGCTCTGCAGCTTCAAGTGGGGGGAGACGGAATACGGCATCGGCGCCCTGCCGCTCGGGGGCTACGTGAAGATGCTCGGCCAGGACGACAACCCGGCCGCGGCCGCCGCCGAGGCGGAACGGGCCCGGGCATCGGGCGACCTGCCGCCGGAGCCCGTGGCCGGCGCCCATCCCGCCTGGGATCCGCGCAGCTACCCGGCCCAGAGCGTGCCCGAACGGATGGCGATCATCTCAGCCGGCGTGATCATGAACGTGATCTTCGCCGTGCTCATGGCGTCGCTGGCCTACGGGCTGGGCGTCCGGGAACAGGCTGCGACGCTGTCTGGCTCGCGCCCTGGCGGTGCCGCCTGGCGGGCCGGACTGCGCACCGGTGACGAGATCACGGCCATCGCCGGCAGGCAGGATCCGATGTTCGAGGACCTGATCCACGCCGTCACGGTGGGCAGCGTCGAGCGTGGTGTCGAACTGACGGTGCGTCGGCCGGCCGACGGCTCGACGCGGACGCTGACCCTCAAGCCAGACATCGACCTCGGCAAGCCGACGCTCGGCATCACCGGCCCCAGTTCGCTGACCGTGCCCGCCGACCTCAAGGTCGGTCTGCCGGGGTCCGCCGGTCAGGCCCGGCCGGCGCTCCGCGGCGGCGACCGGGTGACGGCCGTGGGTGGAACAGCGGTGGGGTCTTATGCCGAACTGATCGCGGCGCTCGCGCCGCTGGCCGACAAGCCGGTCACGCTGACTGTCCGCCGCACGGGGGACGAACCCGCCGCGCCGGAGCAGGATCTGGACGTCGTCCTCGAGCCCCAGCCGCGACGCATCACTGGCCTCGTGATGACCGCCGGACCGATCAAGGCCGTGCAGGAAGGCTCGCCGGCCGCCGGCGCCGGGCTGCAGCCCGGCGACAGGATCGTCTCGGTCGCCGCTGAACCGGTGGGCGACCCGCTGACCCTCGACGACCGGCTGCGCCGGTTGGCCGGGACCCCGGTGAAGATCGACGTGGACCGGGCCGGCACGCCGGTCGCGGTGGAGATCGAGCCGCGCCGGGTGGAGTGGGTGGAATCGAACCTGCTCTCCAAACTGGCCTCGGTGCCGTCGATCGGAGTCGCCCTCGCCGTCGAGGCGGTCGTGGCCGGCGTCGATGCGGACGGACCGGGGGCGAAGGCCGGCGTCCAGGTCGGCGACCGGGTCATGGCGGTGCAGTTGATCGATCCGGCCGCCGCGGGCAAAACCAAGGGCACGGCGGTGACGCTCACCGCCAACAACCAGTGCTGGCCGATGGTGGCTGCCGAGATGCAGTATCTCGAGCCTGGCAAGCGGCTCCGGCTCACGCTCGAGCCCGCTGCCGGCGGCAAGCCGCGGGACGTGGACCTCGAGCCGGCTCCGTCCCGCGACCTGTTTGTGGTCGAGCGCGGCCTGTTCTTCGAGCCCGTCGAGCGGACCTTCAAGGCGCGGTCGATCGGTGAGGCCCTCTCCAAGGGGACGCGGAAGGCGTTCCAGGGGCTGGCGATGGTCTATGGATTCCTGCAGAAACTGACGCAGAACCAGATCAGCCCGCGGCTGCTCGGCGGGCCGATCACCATCGCCCAGCAGGCCGCCAAGTCGGCCGAGGACGGCTTCAGCAGCCTGCTCCTTTTCCTGACGATGCTGTCCGCGAACCTGGCCGTCGTGAACTTCCTCCCCATCCCCGTCCTCGACGGCGGGCACATGGTGTTCCTGCTCTACGAATGGGTCCGGGGCAAGCCGCCGAGCGAGGGCGTCGTCGGTGTGCTCAGCTACCTCGGCCTGGCGCTGATCCTGACGCTGATGCTCTTCGTGTTCGGCCTCGACCTCGGGCTGATCCCGAGACGATAG